The following DNA comes from Anopheles arabiensis isolate DONGOLA chromosome 3, AaraD3, whole genome shotgun sequence.
CCGCTTTTTTACTCCATGTCCTTCGATTGAATGGTTTTatggaaaaaatgaatttcaagaGTAAAATATGTTTCCAATAATTTTACGTCATTGACCACACAAGCCTTAGTATGGTCATCGTGTCTTTGTCTTCGGTTCATTTGGTAGACAAGCACGCCTGATatgcaaatttaaaacaatctcCAAACCTGTTATTTAGTATTGTTCACCATATGTTGGCTAAGATACGTTTTCAGcaaccgtttgttttttgcatattAAATGACATATGGCTGAACAAAACttctttcatttgttttttttttgtggtatgTTTTTGGATGAACCGGTTCAATATTGAAAAAGTTACTGTGTGTGTCATCATCCTAGCAGAGAGCTTTTAAATCAAAGAGTCATTCAAGTTTCAACTTCTTCGTGGTGAAGATGTTCGGTGCTTTGGTGGTGCTAGGTTGTGCTTTGACCTTTGCTTCGGTAGCACAGTGTAGGTAGATTCGTGCCGTAGCTATTTTGGTGCTTACAAAAATACCGATTTCAAATTCTGTTATAGGTGATGATAATAATGAGTATAATTGGATGCTTCCGTACGAAAGATCTTCATTACATGGTATGCTGAAAGTAGTAGTGCTGTCAGCTTATACATGAAAACATCTTTTGCATCACTGTCTCTCACCTAATCAATTTCAGATTGTGAGGAGCGGTTCTACAAAAAAATTGATCCAATTAAAgttgcaccagcagcaggaagcCCTGCTTACTTGCGCGAGTTTGCCCACATAGCCGCCATCGGTTGGACGAATGAAGATCAAAGTGTGCGATGGTTGTGTGGAGGATCGTTGATCTGGGAAAACTTCATTCTTACCGCGGCCCATTGCGCAGCTGACGATAAGTAAGTACCGATTGAAGATGACGAAGGATCTTATAGTTGAGATTTATCATTTTGATCACCACTTTCTTTTCGTCTGCAAAGCAATGTTCCACCAGATGTAGCTCGTATGGGAGATATCAACATCTACAGCGATGAAGACGATGAATTTGCGCAGCAATTGAAGATAGTGGAAATCATTCGCCATccaaaacataaatataacTCAAATTATTACGACATTGCACTGATGAAACTCGAGAGAAATGTCACGTAAGGAAAAGACAAATGAGATGAGGAATGATCAATTTACAGTCCACTTTTTTATTTCCCAGCCTTCATAACACGGTAGCACCGACCTGTCTTTGGCTAGACGATGAGATACGCTTCCCCGAGCTGTTGGCGGCTGGATGGGGCAGAACAGGATTCGGTAAGAGGATCTagcgaatgatgatgatggaattgTGTTTATATGTTACTTTTCTTTTGCAGGCGAGGATACAACAAAAACTCTGTTGAAAGTGCAGCTCGCTCCAATCACCAATGACAAGTGCTCGACACATTACCAAAGAGGTGTTCGAAAATTAGAAAACGGTCTTATGGATCATCAATTTTGTGCAGGCGATGAAAAGATGGACACTTGCCCAGTAAGTCACGAATCTTGCAATTGAGCAGCAacacattttttcaatttctatCCTTCACTATGCCAGGGAGACTCCGGAGGGCCACTACATgtaaaacttttcaaaaaatgGAAGTTAGTTCCATTCCTGGTAGGAGTGACTTCATTTGGGAAAGCCTGCGGTATATCAGCGCCCGGTGTATATGTGAAGGTTTCGAAGTTCAGTGATTGGATCATTGAAACTCTTCAACGTCACGGCGAAATGGCCACACGTTTCAAGTTTGAGCCGTTGGTTTGTACCGATCGGTATTACAATTTGCGCGAATATAAGGAAGACCTTGTGAGAGTATATGAAGGTCGGGAATATTTAGACTTGTCGAATGCATACGTGAGTTCAACAATTAGTAACAACGTAGTATTTTTTCGAAGGCTGCCCTCTGTTCCTCAAGTCAATAATGCTTGCTTTGGAACACTCATCGAACCTAACGTAGTGTTAACGTTAGCTGAATGTGTTCTTGATGAGGGGAAAGTATTCTACTTTTATTTCTCTCACTTTTATTTGCCTGTTTAATGTATCATCATTTGTCAATTACAGATCAAGACCAACGCACGTGGTACTGACGAATGGAAACTTAATTAAGGTACTGGAAATCATTCCTCACCCGTCGTACAATCACTCTATTTCTCCGTTCTACAACAACATCGCTGTGATGAAACTCCAATCTTTTGGGATGATTGAACCATTTTGTGGGTGGTATGGAGATCCCAAACCAGATCAGAAGTTATTAATTACAGGAAGCAATCGTATACCGATTGAAAAGACGGAAGGTATGGTACAGCAAAGATAATAATATGGAATGTTTAATCGTGACACTAGCTCATGATTGTTTTAGAATATAATTCAACCATAATAATGACCCGAGTTTGGGATCAATCACCTAAACAATGTCGGTTAGCTCAGGAGTACTCCGATATGCTTCCAGAGGGATTGCAGAACGAGCATTTGTGCTACGAGAACCAGCCCTTCCTTGTTCCAGGCGCTTGTGATATAGTGATAGGAAGTCCAATTGAAAGAAACGGTGAAAAACGCATTTATATCGATGGCATCAATTTATTTGGTCGCGATTGTGGTTATGGTGAGCCGGCTGTAGGCATACGGCTCAGTTCACACAAAGCTTGACTCGAATCGGTCCTGCTTCCTCGGTCTAAGAGAGATCCTTTAGTGTATCTTGATCCAGATCTAGAACTTGGCGACGAATGCGAGTATGCCGATCTGACAAAAGGAATTTGTATGACTGAAAAACATTGCCCAGCCATTCACACACGACTGCAGAACAACCAACAGGTTATGTTCTGTGGAAATAGAACTGTGCTTTGTTGTCCTAACAAAGCTACCGATCCTCGAATAATTGCAATAGAAGACGAATTCAACCAGTGTGAGAATCGCTATCGTCACTTAAGAACTGATCGACAGAACGGAAGTTCTCATGCCGTGAGTAGCTCATAACGAATcgaaaaaacaaatcgttTTATGGAAAATATGGGGTTCTTTGTAGATTGAGATAGGATGGCAAGATGATCGCAACACAACGTATGGATGTTACGGATACCTCATCAGTACACGTGGTATTGTTTCATCGGCATCCTGTTTATCGGAAAGAGCTGATCTACCTAACATTGTGCGGATTGGAGGAATCGATTCATTGGACAATTCGCGTGTTGTTCCTATTGAGAAAGTCATCATCCATCCCAACTACAATAAGGAAAGACTAGAACATAATATTGCAATAGTGAAACTCGAATCAACCGTGGATCCATCGGAGCATGTATTTCCTACGTGTCTTTGGCAGAACATTACGCACTCGCCGGTCAAGCAGCTAGTATTGGATTTTGGTACGTAAGAAATGGCTTTAGATTTATAGCAAAGTTCttattaatatttgttttgtatacATAGCTTCCAAGCGATTCGATCCCATTCATCCGATGTACAAAAGCGACTGCGAGGCTCTTTTGAATCGAACTTTCGATGAGCATTATACCCTCTGCATGAATCCAGGAACAAAATTCTACAAAACCTTATTTTATGCTGGGGATTTACAAGTGCGACTGGCGCCAAATGTTTCTATCTCCAATACCTGCTATGAAACTGGAAGTCCTATTGTATGGAGACAGGCTCCGAATAGCACTGATAACGTAGAATATCTCGTGCATATGTACAGCCACGGAAGCTGCGATCTCAACATTCCTCGCGTAGTGACCCGTATTGCCGCGTACATCGGGTGGTTCAAAGCAGTGCTGCATTAATTGTAATGCTGCATTATGTGACCGAATGTTTTCACTCTGTGAGATCAATTAATCAGAACAATTCTTTTGCAAACATCCATCTGCTAGGCtcggttaaaaaaataaacctttgATTAACAGTTTTCATTACCTATGTCACAATAGTTTaaatcaaaatacaaaataaggAAAGAAATACTTACGGTTCCCCAATTAAGTTCGATACACTTCGATTGCACTGCCTCCAACAAGCCCAGCGAAATTTGTAGCAAGGTGCGCAAATCTGCAGAACAGGATATGGGACAGGATCTGGTAGGCGGCATTGAGGACAGTGATGGCAGGAAAATTTGAGCATTCTAGCCTTTTGCTCTTTTTGAAGGTTTGATTACCCAGCGTCCGATCCTTTGATAGTTCTTCATGCTCCCAGCTTTTCCCGATCAGGCGGTGCATTTCGACGGTAAGCCTCTTCGATCCTATCTTGAAGAGCATGGCTGCTTGATGGCGCTGGCAATATCATCCGGAAATGGCACCATTACGTCTCATTACGTCTCATTACGCACCATTACGTCGctgtgccgctgctgctgttgtgattTCCTTGTTCTGTCACTTGCGCCCGCCACTCCTGTCTCTGCTTCGTTTAAGCGTCCTTAGAAGTACGACATCCTCCTTTCGATCCACGCAC
Coding sequences within:
- the LOC120904572 gene encoding serine protease snake-like, producing the protein MFGALVVLGCALTFASVAQCDDNNEYNWMLPYERSSLHDCEERFYKKIDPIKVAPAAGSPAYLREFAHIAAIGWTNEDQSVRWLCGGSLIWENFILTAAHCAADDNNVPPDVARMGDINIYSDEDDEFAQQLKIVEIIRHPKHKYNSNYYDIALMKLERNVTLHNTVAPTCLWLDDEIRFPELLAAGWGRTGFGEDTTKTLLKVQLAPITNDKCSTHYQRGVRKLENGLMDHQFCAGDEKMDTCPGDSGGPLHVKLFKKWKLVPFLVGVTSFGKACGISAPGVYVKVSKFSDWIIETLQRHGEMATRFKFEPLVCTDRYYNLREYKEDLVRVYEGREYLDLSNAYVSSTISNNVVFFRRLPSVPQVNNACFGTLIEPNVVLTLAECVLDEGKVFYFYFSHFYLPV